The following are encoded in a window of Gemmatimonadota bacterium genomic DNA:
- a CDS encoding CusA/CzcA family heavy metal efflux RND transporter, which translates to MLNRLIEWSVANRFLVLALTVFTVGAGLVAVRRTPLEALPDLSDVQVIVQTEFEGQAPQIVEDQVTYPLASELLRVPGASTVRGYSFFGVSFVYVIFEDGTDLYWARSRVLEVLSTVRDRLPESAQATLGPDATGLGWVFQYVLEDQSGTRSLADLRSLQDWYLRYQLTAVEGVSEVASVGGFEKAYEVTVEPEKLRAYGVPVTRVMAAIQASNRDAGAMMMELSERETMVRGLGYLRGAGDIEDVVVGATGSGTPIRVADVARVQLAPEVRRGIADLDGRGEVVGGIVVMRFGENALATIDRVKARLADIASGLPEGVVLRPVYDRSTLIEAAVANLRSKLVEESIVVALVTMLFLLHARSALVAILTIPVGVLMAFIVMRVLGIGADIMSLGGIAIAIGAMIDAAIVMVENMHKHLERALAGRPGSRPGHLDTSALSAAERWAIVVQASKEVGPALFFSLLIITVSFLPVFTLEAQEGRLFTPLAWTKTLTMGAAALLSVTLVPVTMGLFVRGRIRTEASNPLARVLMALYRPVIRAVLRWRLPIIGAALASLILTLIPLQRIGSEFMPPLNEGTLLYMPTTLPGIGVSKARELLQRQDSLLATVPEVASVFGKAGRAGTATDPAGLDMFETTIVLRPEEEWRAGMTMEGLVAEMDSLMAFPGMSNSWTMPIRGRIDMLATGIRTPVGVKIFGPDLGELERLGREIENAVGMVPGTRSVFAERAVSGYYLDIEIDREAAARYGLTVESIQGVIGSAIGGMTITRTVEGRERYGVRLRYPHELRDQPEKLAEVLLPVAQGRPSDLGRTMPGMSERVPASTAQVPLGAVATIRQVSGPMAIKTENAFPTSWVYVDVEGRDIGGYVREAQDMVSAMVTLPEGYSLQWSGQFEYMERARETLLLVVPATLLIIFLLLYLSFRSVGESLIVMGSLPFALVGGVLFMALLGYNWSVATVIGFIALAGVAAETGVVMLVYLDHAWDARRLAGRVTPAALHDAVIEGAVDRVRPKLMTVLTVILGLLPILWGHGTGASVMKRIAAPMVGGMLSSTLLTLVVIPAVYSLWRERQLPRPLGSPVGVSAEPAWAAPDGP; encoded by the coding sequence ATGCTGAACCGGCTGATCGAATGGTCGGTGGCGAACCGCTTCCTGGTGCTCGCCCTCACGGTCTTCACGGTGGGGGCCGGACTCGTGGCCGTCCGGCGCACGCCGCTCGAGGCGTTGCCCGACCTGTCGGACGTGCAGGTGATCGTCCAGACCGAGTTCGAGGGCCAGGCGCCGCAGATCGTCGAGGACCAGGTCACGTATCCGCTGGCCTCGGAGCTGTTGCGCGTGCCGGGCGCGAGCACAGTGCGCGGATACTCGTTCTTCGGCGTGTCGTTCGTGTACGTGATCTTCGAGGACGGGACGGACCTGTACTGGGCCCGCAGCCGGGTGCTCGAAGTCCTCTCCACCGTGCGCGACCGCCTGCCCGAGTCGGCCCAGGCCACGCTGGGTCCGGACGCCACCGGGCTGGGCTGGGTCTTCCAGTACGTGCTGGAGGACCAATCCGGCACGCGTTCCCTCGCCGACCTGCGCTCGCTGCAGGACTGGTACCTCCGCTACCAGCTCACCGCCGTGGAAGGTGTGAGCGAGGTCGCGAGCGTGGGCGGGTTCGAGAAGGCCTACGAGGTGACCGTGGAGCCGGAGAAGCTGCGGGCCTACGGGGTTCCGGTGACGCGGGTCATGGCCGCGATCCAGGCGTCGAACCGGGACGCCGGCGCCATGATGATGGAGTTGAGCGAGCGCGAGACCATGGTGCGCGGTCTCGGCTATCTGCGGGGCGCCGGCGACATCGAGGACGTGGTGGTGGGCGCGACCGGATCGGGCACGCCCATCCGGGTGGCGGACGTCGCCCGTGTGCAGCTCGCCCCCGAGGTACGGCGCGGGATCGCCGACCTGGATGGTCGCGGCGAGGTCGTGGGCGGGATCGTGGTGATGCGCTTCGGGGAGAACGCGCTCGCCACCATCGACCGGGTGAAGGCCCGGCTGGCCGACATCGCCTCCGGGCTGCCGGAGGGGGTCGTGCTGCGGCCCGTCTACGACCGCAGTACGCTCATCGAAGCGGCTGTGGCCAACCTTCGCTCCAAGCTGGTGGAGGAGTCCATCGTCGTGGCGCTCGTCACGATGCTGTTCCTGCTGCACGCGCGGTCGGCGCTGGTCGCCATCTTGACCATTCCCGTCGGAGTGCTCATGGCGTTCATCGTCATGCGCGTCCTGGGGATCGGCGCGGACATCATGAGCCTGGGCGGCATCGCCATCGCCATCGGTGCCATGATCGACGCGGCCATCGTCATGGTCGAGAACATGCACAAGCACCTGGAGCGCGCGCTGGCCGGGCGTCCGGGCTCGCGGCCCGGGCACCTCGACACGTCGGCGCTGTCCGCGGCGGAGCGATGGGCGATCGTGGTGCAGGCCTCCAAGGAGGTCGGACCGGCGTTGTTCTTCTCGCTCCTCATCATCACGGTCAGCTTCCTGCCGGTCTTCACGCTCGAAGCGCAGGAGGGGCGGCTGTTCACCCCGCTCGCGTGGACCAAGACCCTGACCATGGGCGCGGCCGCGCTGCTCTCCGTCACGCTGGTGCCGGTCACGATGGGGCTCTTCGTGCGGGGCCGGATCCGGACCGAGGCCTCGAACCCGCTCGCGCGCGTGCTCATGGCGCTCTATCGGCCCGTGATCCGCGCCGTGCTGCGCTGGCGTCTGCCGATCATCGGCGCGGCCCTCGCCTCCCTCATCCTGACGTTGATCCCGCTGCAGCGCATCGGCAGCGAGTTCATGCCGCCGTTGAACGAGGGCACGCTCCTCTACATGCCCACCACGCTGCCCGGCATCGGCGTGAGCAAGGCGCGCGAGCTGCTGCAACGACAGGACAGCCTCCTGGCCACGGTGCCCGAGGTCGCCAGCGTGTTCGGCAAGGCCGGCCGGGCCGGCACGGCCACCGATCCCGCCGGGCTGGACATGTTCGAGACCACGATCGTCCTGCGGCCCGAGGAGGAGTGGCGAGCCGGCATGACCATGGAAGGCCTCGTCGCCGAGATGGATTCCCTCATGGCCTTCCCCGGGATGAGCAACTCCTGGACGATGCCGATCCGCGGCCGTATCGACATGCTGGCCACGGGGATCCGCACACCCGTGGGCGTGAAGATCTTCGGACCGGATCTCGGCGAGCTGGAGCGTCTGGGACGGGAGATCGAGAATGCGGTGGGCATGGTGCCGGGAACGCGCAGCGTCTTCGCGGAGCGGGCCGTCAGTGGCTACTACCTCGACATCGAGATCGATCGCGAAGCGGCGGCCCGCTATGGCCTCACCGTGGAGAGCATCCAGGGCGTCATCGGGAGCGCGATCGGGGGGATGACCATCACGCGCACGGTGGAGGGACGCGAACGCTACGGCGTGCGCCTGCGCTACCCACACGAACTGCGTGACCAGCCCGAGAAGCTGGCGGAGGTCCTGCTCCCGGTGGCCCAGGGACGCCCGTCCGATCTGGGGCGCACCATGCCGGGGATGTCCGAGCGTGTCCCCGCGAGCACGGCGCAGGTACCGCTGGGCGCGGTGGCCACGATCCGCCAGGTGAGCGGCCCCATGGCCATCAAGACCGAGAACGCCTTTCCCACCTCGTGGGTCTACGTCGACGTCGAGGGCCGCGACATCGGGGGCTACGTGCGCGAGGCGCAGGACATGGTATCCGCCATGGTGACGCTGCCAGAGGGCTATTCGCTCCAGTGGAGCGGGCAGTTCGAGTATATGGAGCGGGCGCGCGAGACGCTGTTGCTGGTGGTGCCGGCCACCCTCCTGATCATCTTCCTGCTGCTGTACCTGAGCTTCCGCAGCGTGGGCGAGAGCCTGATCGTGATGGGCAGCCTGCCCTTCGCGTTGGTCGGTGGCGTGCTGTTCATGGCGCTGCTGGGCTACAACTGGTCGGTGGCCACCGTGATCGGCTTCATCGCCCTCGCGGGCGTGGCCGCGGAGACCGGCGTGGTGATGCTCGTCTACCTCGATCATGCCTGGGATGCTCGGCGCCTCGCCGGGCGGGTCACGCCCGCGGCCCTGCATGACGCGGTCATCGAGGGCGCGGTCGACCGGGTGCGGCCCAAGCTGATGACCGTCCTGACGGTGATCCTGGGACTGCTGCCCATCCTCTGGGGGCACGGCACCGGTGCGAGCGTGATGAAGCGCATCGCGGCGCCGATGGTGGGCGGCATGCTCAGCAGCACGCTGCTGACGCTCGTCGTCATCCCCGCGGTCTACTCGCTGTGGCGTGAGCGGCAGCTCCCGCGCCCGCTCGGCTCGCCGGTGGGCGTCAGCGCCGAGCCGGCCTGGGCGGCGCCCGATGGACCCTGA
- a CDS encoding efflux RND transporter periplasmic adaptor subunit, with protein sequence MNSRSQIALASALVIVASAITWLVLRGGADAPEAVGTMEGHDHAAMMAAGGDEARPVRLDPEAARRIGVAFATVVREPLDRSVRTVGTVMWDETRLVDVTPKVEGWVERLHVDFTGAPVRQGEPLVDLYSPELVAAQEELILARKLLDGLSPDQGRAYENARTLLDAARRRLGFWDVSDAEIERIEQAGTPSRTVTLRAPASGIVFEKPVVEGARVLPGMAMFRIGDLRQVWVEGDVYEKDLSLVHEGQHAEVTVEAYAGDSFHGRVAYVHPTVSVTSRTGRVRIELDNPDLRLKPGMYASLTLEAAPARAALLVPRDAVHFTGERALVFVQGEGGVLEPREVTTGIAVDRQIEVLAGLSEGETVVASANFLIDAESNMGSAMGGMPGMDMGGGASEPPAAPEGMDHAQHVMPAPPDTGDTAAPPGTDHSQHVVPAAPDTGVHRHDGPGE encoded by the coding sequence ATGAACAGCCGCTCGCAGATCGCACTCGCCTCGGCGCTGGTGATCGTGGCCTCCGCGATCACCTGGCTCGTGCTGCGCGGCGGCGCCGACGCTCCGGAGGCCGTGGGCACGATGGAAGGCCACGATCACGCCGCCATGATGGCTGCAGGCGGAGACGAGGCGCGTCCGGTCCGGCTCGATCCGGAAGCGGCCCGCCGCATCGGAGTCGCGTTCGCCACGGTGGTTCGTGAACCCCTCGACCGGTCGGTGCGCACCGTCGGCACGGTCATGTGGGACGAAACCCGACTGGTGGATGTCACCCCGAAGGTCGAGGGCTGGGTGGAGCGCCTGCATGTCGACTTCACGGGCGCGCCCGTGCGTCAGGGGGAACCGCTCGTCGATTTGTACAGCCCGGAGCTCGTGGCCGCACAGGAGGAGTTGATCCTGGCGCGCAAGCTGCTCGACGGCCTGTCGCCGGATCAGGGCAGGGCGTACGAGAACGCGCGCACCCTGCTGGATGCCGCGCGCCGCCGCCTCGGCTTCTGGGACGTCTCGGACGCCGAGATCGAGCGCATCGAGCAGGCCGGCACACCGTCACGCACGGTGACGCTGCGCGCGCCCGCGTCGGGCATCGTGTTCGAGAAGCCGGTGGTCGAGGGTGCGCGCGTGCTGCCCGGGATGGCCATGTTCCGCATCGGCGACCTGCGGCAGGTCTGGGTGGAAGGCGACGTCTACGAGAAGGATCTCTCGCTCGTGCACGAGGGACAGCATGCCGAGGTGACCGTCGAGGCCTATGCCGGGGATTCCTTCCATGGCCGGGTGGCATACGTCCACCCGACCGTGTCGGTGACGTCGCGCACGGGACGGGTGCGGATCGAGCTGGACAACCCCGATCTGCGCCTGAAGCCCGGGATGTACGCGTCCCTCACGCTGGAGGCAGCCCCGGCGCGCGCCGCGTTGCTGGTGCCGCGCGACGCGGTGCACTTCACCGGGGAGCGTGCGCTCGTCTTCGTCCAGGGCGAGGGCGGCGTGCTCGAGCCGCGCGAGGTGACGACGGGGATCGCCGTCGATCGTCAGATCGAAGTGCTCGCCGGGTTGTCGGAGGGCGAGACCGTCGTCGCCTCCGCCAACTTCCTCATCGACGCCGAGTCCAACATGGGCAGCGCCATGGGCGGGATGCCTGGGATGGACATGGGCGGCGGTGCCTCCGAGCCCCCGGCGGCTCCTGAAGGCATGGACCACGCGCAGCACGTCATGCCGGCCCCGCCCGACACCGGCGACACCGCCGCACCGCCGGGGACGGATCATTCGCAGCACGTCGTGCCGGCGGCGCCGGATACGGGCGTCCACCGCCACGACGGTCCGGGGGAGTGA